A segment of the Pseudomonadales bacterium genome:
AAAGTTATCGACCAGCACCGTATCAATTTCCTCTAGCGCCTTGGCGGCGGTAGGGGAATTTTGCAAGTGCTCATCCTGAAGCAGGTTAATTCTCATTTACTTCTCCTAGAATGGGATTTCTTCGGGGCTGCATTCCAGAGCGTTAGCTTTAGCGTCTTCTACCAACTCGGCGGATGACGCGACTAAGCGCAAGATTTCATCCTTGGACCAGTCCTTTAGCGCCTTATCCCACGGGAGCCCAGAGACGCCGCCTAGGGCGGGCAGAATGCCCTCCGCGTATCCTAGCGTGTAACCGTCCGGCTCGAACCCCTTGGCGTCTGCTGTGACGTATGCTCGCCCCTTGCGGTCAATGGTGGCGCCGTAAGCTCGGCCCTGTGTCCATGCTAGCACTGTGCCAAATGCGAAAGCTCGGGCCTCCATTGGCTTAAGGTGCGTATTGGTTATCTGTCGGGCGAGGGAGACAGCGGCGTTAGCCGCTGCCTTCATTGCTTTTTCTTCGTAGTTAGCCACTAAGCTCTATGACGCCCATGCTGGTTTAGATGCCGCGGACGGGGCCGCTGCTTGTTGCGTGCTAGTGGTGTTCACGACGCCAGCCTTCGGCATTGGCTTAGGCTCAAAGCCCGCGTAAGTCTTGGATGCCGGCGTGACCGCACCAGAAACCACGTTCTTGTCTTCGTACTGGCCGGTTTTATCCTTCTCGATACCGATGCGCGCAAGAAACTCGATACCCTGCAAGCTGTCAGTGTCGAAGCTGCGAAGGTATTCCATGGCGTCTGGTGCAGATAGGTCTTTGATACCGTAAGCGGATTGGACAACCTCAAGAAAGAATGATGTTGAGATTTCTACCGCCTTGTTGTGGCCGTCCGTGCCGTTCGAAGTAATCATATTCATGCCGAACACCTTGCGGCGCTCATACTTGCCCGCTGTGACCGTGTACTCAATGTCTAGATATTCAGCATCACCTGCCTGCGTCCGCTTGGTCCCGCGAATGTGCATAATGACAGGGGCGACTGTCTTCGCAGGGATAAGCTCAAAGTCACCGCCTGAGCTTTGTTCTGCTTGTGTTAGGTCAAACTGCATTTTAATTTTCCTATGGGTTGGTTAAGTGGTTGTGCGGGCGGCGTTAGCCGCCCATGACACGTTAAATCATAAAGCGGTTACTTACGCAAGCACTTTTTCAATCAGTTTGCCTAGGTGCGGCTCTTCGATTGCGTCCAGCTTGCCCGAACGATCCTTTGCAGGGTAGCCGGGTACGTTGGCGTTATTAGTGAAGAACACGCGGTAACCGGGGTCATCGTGCGTCTTGCCGTGAATAGCCATAGTGATTACCTCATCAACAATGCTGGGTACTTCACGCTTAGATTTGCCACCCTCAAGCTGCAGCCCGTAGCTAGTGCGCTTGAACTCGTCTGTCAGCTCGTCTAGCAGGCAGACAAAGACAACATTCTTAGCGCGGGCAGACTGCAACTGAGTGACAAAGCTAACCATTTCGCGACCAAGAGTACCGTAAGCAGAACGCATATCAGGAACTCCCTTTGCGTTTGTGCTTTCTGGTTGTTGCTGTGCCCAACGAAGGCAAAGACGTGAAGCCACAGTAAGGCTATCAACAAAGTAAGTGCTATACTTACCGAGATCGGTGTCTCCATACAGCTCAACGGCATGGTCGTAATGCTCTTTCCCATATACGTCGTCTGCCTTTGCTTGCGGGTCTGGTCCGGCTAGGAACACGGCGAGGTTGCGGCAGTCTTGCCACGTCTCGGGCGATACTTGGTCTATTGGCGTCTTGCCTATGGCAAGGTCTCCAGCCTCTAAGTCCACAAACAACGTAGAGGCCGGGTCTACGGTCTTAAGCAGGCTGGTCTTACCGATACCGGATTGACCTACGATAAGGATTTTTGCGCCTTTAGCCTGACTCAAGCGCTCGTCGGCTGATATAATTTTTAGTGAACCCATGTGGTTAGTCTCCTATTCTAAGGGTGCGTCGATTGGCAAAGCGTTGCTGTCACCGTTCAACCATTCGTCAATGTCAGTTTGCGCGCCATCTGTCAAGGTTTTTTGCGCCTTCTTTAGCCCGTACGTCTCGATAAGGCGCTTCACGTCGCCAACGCTTCGCACAATATGGTAAGCTACACCAGCCTTCTCGGCCTCTGCTTGCCACCACACTTGCGAGGTTGACTGTTTGCCTTTCTCTGTCTTGGTTTCTAGCGCCACAATGCGCGGCTCTATGTCTGAGATTACGAGAACGTCAGCGACGCCAGCCGTAACACCCTCCTTTTTTAGTCGAATAGCCTCTAGCGGGATACTCTTACCGCCAGCTACCTTTGTCATTTTCCGCGTGCCGCCGTTAGGTACGGCAAAGAATATGCTTCCATTTCGCAGATTTTCCCGCAAATAGTTTGCTATTCCGACTTGGATTTTGTGCTCCTCTGATTTACTCACACACACCTCCTTCTATTAGTTCGCCTATCATGTGGGCCGCTTCGTGTGTCATGGTGTAGCCGTATCTGTCGCCGCGAGTTATCGCGCCTTTGCCTACGCCTAAATCTATCAGCTTGCGCCGTATCTTTGATACTAGAACCCGCCCCGTTCGCACCGCGTCCTTTTCTGCGTCCGTGCCGGCGGCAATCATGACCGCCTCGTGCGAGCGCGTCTGGCCGGGCGTCCGCATTAGCAAATTGAGAATTCGGCACTCTTGCGGCGAGAAGCCTAGCGTATAAATTTTTGGCGCGGCATCATTTAGCAACTCTTGCACTTGCTCGCGGTAAAAGTCTCGCTCTGCGGTTAGCATCTCTATTTCTTCGTATAGGTGCGCTGTCATTATGTTATCGCCAGCGCCTTAGCGAACTGTACCCAAATTTCCTCGCTGCGCCGAAGTCGCTCAATCTCGCGGGCGGCTTCGTTCATTAGGTCGGCGCTCGCTTTGCGGTCAAATGCCAATTCAATACCCGCTTGTGCGTCCAGTGCCCGGATAATGCGCCCCGCATTTAGTACTTTCTGTCTGCTCATTTTGCCATACTCTCCAGCTCGTCAATCATGGCGCGCAGGCCGTCGATCGTGTTATTGATTAGCTCTACTCGCTTTTGCCAAGGCGTGTCGCCCACTGCTGCGCGATAGTATGCCCCGGCTGCCGCGCCTGCTTGAGTTTTAATGTGCTCAAGCTGCGCGTAAACCTCTAGTTTGTTCTCGTTCATTGGTTTCTCCTTGGTATGCATGTTGTTATACACGCGTTAATTACGGGGTCAACAGCTAATTTGCATATTCCTGAAAATAATTCGCCCCGGTCGCGTTACCCGTTTGAGGGGCAGCTAACCGGGGCGGATCAAATCGCACACTAGGAGAGAGGTGCGCGACGATCTAGGGAAGGTAACCAGCCCTCCCTGCAGGGGACACTAGGTGTGTCCCCGATTTCTTAGAATGGCCAATGCATGTCTTGATACTTAAAGCCCTCCGGTAACCTGTCGTTTGTGCTATAGAAGCGCACTATAGGCTGACCGCTCCTGCTAATATCGACGCAAGCGGCGTAAAACTGCATCCCCTGATCGGAGTAGCGGAAGCAATCGCCCAGCCCGCTGGGCCGTAGCTGCGTGATTGTGTCCCGTACCTTCTGCTTGTTGAGCCCTCTAACGCCTAAGTTTTTGGCTTGGCTTACGATTGCGTCGCATAGGTCGCTATAGGTTGCTTCTCCAACTCGCCCTAGGTGTGTAAAGATACCATCGATAATGACTGATTGGTGCGCGATCTGTTGACGGTCCTGCTTAAGCTGTGGGCTTTCTTGGTCCGGCTCCGATAGCTGAACGTCCACCATAAAGGGCATACTCTCAACTTCGCCCTGTGCGGTCACTAGGTCAATGCTTTCTTTCTTCTGCCAGATGCCGGGGTGGTCGCCTTTGATCATGTTACCCTTGGCAAGGTCTAGCGCTGTGTAGCGCCACGCCTCGGCTTTGTCGATACCGTAGTTTTCTGCCTCATCTACTGGAAGCTTTAGCATTGTGAATACGAAGCGAGCGACGCCAACTACGGAACCCGCGCCGCGCACCATGTTCATGTTGGCCCGGCTCGCCCATGACGTGGTTTTAGGGGTATGAGCGAAAGCGAGCAATGCAAAATTACCGTCTGCCGCCATCTTACGGAGCGCTTGAAAGAACTGCTTTTGCGCGTTGTTGTCGTTCTCTTCGCCGTGGCCGAACTCTGCGATCGGGTCCATGATGACTAGGCTGACGTCGTTCTCACGGCAGTATGCGGCGATCGCGTCCGTCTTGGCGTCTACGATAATTTCTCTAGTGCTGCCAGACTGCTTAGTAATCAGTAGCGGGCTGTCGTAGCCTGAGATGAATTTAACGTTCTCGCTTACCTCGTCAAAGTCATATTCGTAACCTTGGCAGG
Coding sequences within it:
- a CDS encoding ATP-binding protein, coding for MGSLKIISADERLSQAKGAKILIVGQSGIGKTSLLKTVDPASTLFVDLEAGDLAIGKTPIDQVSPETWQDCRNLAVFLAGPDPQAKADDVYGKEHYDHAVELYGDTDLGKYSTYFVDSLTVASRLCLRWAQQQPESTNAKGVPDMRSAYGTLGREMVSFVTQLQSARAKNVVFVCLLDELTDEFKRTSYGLQLEGGKSKREVPSIVDEVITMAIHGKTHDDPGYRVFFTNNANVPGYPAKDRSGKLDAIEEPHLGKLIEKVLA
- a CDS encoding helix-turn-helix domain-containing protein: MLTAERDFYREQVQELLNDAAPKIYTLGFSPQECRILNLLMRTPGQTRSHEAVMIAAGTDAEKDAVRTGRVLVSKIRRKLIDLGVGKGAITRGDRYGYTMTHEAAHMIGELIEGGVCE